The sequence TCGAACAGCGGGGAGTCGGTGCACGGCTCCTTGGCGTACACGTCGAGGCCGGCGCCGGCGACGCGGCCCTCCTTCAGCGCCGCGTACAGCGCCGCCTCGTCCACGATGCCGCCGCGCGCGGCGTTGACGACGCGCACGCTCGGCTTGACCTTGCGCAGCGCCTCGTCACCGATGAGACCGAGGGTCTCGGGGGTCTTCGGCAGGTGGACGGTGATGAAGTCGGAGACCTCCAGAAGCTCGTCCAGGGACAGCACCTTGACGCCCATCTGGGCGGCGCGCGCCGGCTGCACGTACGGGTCGTAGGCGACGACCTTCATGCCGAAGGCGGACATGCGCTGCGCGACCAGGGCGCCGATGCGGCCGAGGCCGACGACGCCGAGGGTCTTCTCGGCCAGCTCGACGCCCGTGTACTTGCTGCGCTTCCACTCGCCGTTCTTCAGCGCCGCGTTCGCCTGCGGGATGTTGCGGGCGGTGGACAGCAGCAGACCGCAGGCCAGCTCGGCCGCGGTCACGATGTTGGAGGTCGGGGCGTTGACGACCATCACGCCGGCCTTGGTGGCGGCGGACACGTCCACGTTGTCCAGGCCGACGCCCGCGCGGGCGACGACCTTGAGCTTCTTGGCCGCGGCCACGGCCTCGGCGTCGACCTTGGTGGCGGAACGGATCAGGATCGCGTCGACGTCGGCGATGGCGGGCAGCAGCTCGGCCCGGTCGGCTCCGTTGCAGTGCCGGATCTCGAAGTCCGGGCCCAGGGCGTCGACGGTCGCGGGCGAAAGCTCTTCGGCGATGAGTACGACGGGTTTCGAGCTCACGTGGGTCCTCACAAGTCCAATGCGGACGGCCGTCCCGACGGCCGCTGGCGGAGGGGTGCTAGCCGCGTGGAAGACGCACGACGCTGTGGGCCTGACGCGTATGTTGTGCAGCAGTCTAGTGGCGCCGTGCTCTTCGTTTTGCGCCGCTGCGGAAGGATCACCCGGACGGGGAACTCCACTGTGGAGTACTGTCGGAGATCGTGGCGAATGGGGGCCGGAGCAGCATGCCCCGGCCCCCTGACGTGAGGCTTACGCCTCCTCGTTCACCCAGCTCATCAGCTGGCGCAGCTGCTTGCCGGTGGTCTCCAGCAGGTGCTCGGAGTCCTGCTTCTTGTACTCGTTGTACTTCTTCAGGCCGCCGTGGTACTCGTCCATCCAGTTCTTGGCGAAGGTGCCGTCCTGGATCTCGGAGAGGACCTTCTTCATCTCCGCCTTGGTGGCGTCGGTGATGATGCGCGGGCCGGTGACGTAGTCGCCCCACTCGGCGGTCTCGGAGATGGACCAGCGCATCTTCTCCAGGCCGCCCTCGTACATGAGGTCCACGATCAGCTTCAGCTCGTGCAGGCACTCGAAGTAGGCGATCTCCGGCTGGTAGCCGGCCTCGGTCAGGGTCTCGAAGCCCGCCTTGACCAGAGCGGCCGTGCCACCGCACAGGACGGCCTGCTCGCCGAAGAGGTCGGTCTCGGTCTCCTCGGTGAAGGTCGTCTTGATGACGCCGGCGCGGGTGCCGCCGATGCCCTTGGCGTACGACAGGGCCAGCGCGAAGGCGTTGCCGGAGGCGTCCTGCTCGACGGCGGCGATGCAGGGCACGCCGCGGCCCTCCTCGTACTGGCGGCGGACCAGGTGGCCCGGACCCTTGGGGGCGACCATGCAGACGTCCACGCCGGCCGGGGGCTTGATGAAGCCGAAGCGGATGTTGAAGCCATGGCCGAAGAACAGCGCGTCGCCGTCCTTCAGGTTGGCCGCGATGGACTCCTCGTAGACCTGGGCCTGGATCGGGTCCGGGACCAGGATCATGATGACGTCGGCCTCGGCCGCGGCCTCGGCCGGGGTGACCACGCGCAGGCCCTGCTCCTCGGCCTTGACCTTGGACGTGGAGCCCTCGTGCAGGCCGACCCGGACGTCCACACCGGAGTCGCGCAGCGACAGGGCGTGCGCGTGACCCTGGCTGCCGTAACCGATGACCGCGACCTTGCGGTTCTGGATGATGGACAGGTCGGCGTCAGCGTCGTAGAACAGCTCGGCCACTTTGGGTTCTCTCCCTATGTGTGCAGGTGGTGCGTCCCACCGTATGACGGTGGGCGGTGAGGTGGTTCGGGGGTCTCGGCATACGGGCGAGCGGTGCCGGACCGGCCGCCCGTACGCGTGCGTGCCGGGTGTTACGCGGAGCGGTCCAGGGCGCGCAGCGAGCGGTCCGTGATCGAACGGGCGCCGCGGCCGATGGCGATGGTGCCGGACTGGACCAGTTCCTTGATGCCGAACGGCTCCAGCATCTTGAGCATGGCGGACAGCTTCTCGCCGGAGCCGGTGGCCTCGATGGTCACGGCCTCCGGGGAGACGTCCACGGTCTTGGCGCGGAACAGCTGGACGATCTCCACGATCTGGGAGCGGGTCTCGTTGTCGGCGCGGACCTTCACCAGAACGAGTTCGCGCTGGACCGCCTGATGGGGTTCCAACTCGACGATCTTCAGCACCTCGACGAGCTTGTTGAGCTGCTTGGTCACCTGCTCCAGCGGCAGTTCCTCGACACCGACCACGATGGTGATCCGGGAGATGTCGGGGTGTTCGGTGACGCCCACCGCGAGCGAGTCGATGTTGAAGCCGCGGCGGGAGAACAGGGCGGCGATGCGGGCCAGGATGCCCGGCTTGTTCTCCACCAGGACGGAGAGCGTGTGCTTGGACATGGTCTTTTTACGTCTCTCTCGCTCAGTCGTCTTCGCTGTCGCCGAAGTCGGGGCGGACGTCCCGGGCGGCCATGATCTCGTCGTTCGAGGTGCCGGCGGCGACCATCGGCCACACCATGGCGTCCTGGTGGACGATGAAGTCCACGACCACCGGACGGTCGTTGATGGAGTTGGCCTCCTCGATGACCTTGTCCAGGTCCTCGGGGCGCTCGCAGCGCAGCCCCACGCAGCCCATCGCCTCGGCCAGCTTCACGAAGTCCGGCACCCGCGTGCCCCGGGCCTCGGGGTTGACGTCGTCGGGACCGCTGTGCAGGACGGTGTTGGAGTAGCGCTGGTTGTAGAACAGGGTCTGCCACTGGCGGACCATCCCGAGCGCGCCGTTGTTGATGACGGCGACCTTGATGGGGATGTTGTTCAGGGCGCAGGTGGTCAGTTCCTGGTTGGTCATCTGGAAGCAGCCGTCGCCGTCGATCGCCCAGACCGTCCGCTCGGGCCGGCCGGCCTTGGCGCCCATGGCGGCCGGGACCGAGTAGCCCATGGTGCCGGCGCCGCCGGAGTTCAGCCAGGTGGCGGGCTGCTCGTACTGGATGAAGTGCGCGGACCACATCTGGTGCTGGCCGACGCCCGCCGCGAAGATGGTGCCCTCGGGGGCGAGCTGTCCGACGCGCTCGATGACGGCCTGCGGGGACAGCGAGCCGTCCTCGGGCCGGTCGTAGCCGAGCGGGTAGGTCTCGCGCCACCGGTCGAGGTCCTGCCACCAGGCCGCGTATCCCGTCCGGGCGGCCTCGCCCTGGTTGCCCTCGCTGTGCTCCTTCTGCACGGCCTGGACCAGGTCGGCGATGACCTCGCGGGCGTCGCCCACGATCGGCACGTCCGCCTCGCGGTTCTTGCCGATCTCGGCCGGGTCGATGTCGGCGTGCACGATCTTGGCGTACGGCGCGAAGCTGTCCAGCTTGCCGGTGACGCGGTCGTCGAAGCGGGCTCCGAGGGCGACGATCAGGTCGGCCTTCTGCAGCGCGGTGACGGCGGTGACCGCACCGTGCATGCCCGGCATTCCCACGTGCAGGGGGTGGCTGTCGGGGAACGCGCCGAGCGCCATCAGGGTGGTGGTGACGGGCGCCCTGGTGAGTTCGGCGAGGACCTTCAGCTCGGCGGTGGCCTTGGCCTTCAGGACGCCGCCGCCGACATAGAGGACCGGCCGCTTGGCGGCCGTGATCAGCTTGGCGGCCTCGCGGATCTGCTTGGCGTGCGGTTTGGTGACCGGGCGGTAGCCGGGCAGGTCCATGACCGGCGGCCAGGAGAAGGTGGTCCTCGCCTGGAGGGCGTCCTTGGCGATGTCGACCAGCACCGGGCCGGGGCGCCCGGTGGAGGCGATGTGGAAGGCCTGCGCGATGACCTGCGGGATGTCCTCGGCCTTGGTCACCAGGAAGTTGTGCTTGGTGATCGGCATGGTGATGCCGACGATGTCCGCCTCCTGGAAGGCGTCCGTGCCGATCGACTTCGACGACACCTGGCCGGTGATGGCGACCATCGGAACCGAGTCCATGTGGGCGTCGGCGATCGGGGTGACCAGGTTGGTGGCGCCCGGCCCGCTCGTCGCCATGCAGACGCCGACCTTGCCGGTGGCCTGCGCGTATCCCTCGGCCGCGTGGCCCGCGCCCTGCTCGTGGCGGACCAGGACGTGGCGCACTCGGGTGGAGTCCATCAGCGGGTCGTACGCCGGCAGGATCGCGCCGCCGGGAATTCCGAACACCGTGTCCGCCCCGACCTCCTCGAGGGAGCGGATGAGGGACTGCGCGCCCGTGACGTGCTCGACGGGGGCGGAGTGCTGTCCGCCGGATCGGGGCCGGGGCTGCGGATGATGGGCCCCGGTGGCCTGCTCGGTCATCGGCTTCTCTTCTCGATGCTGAGGGTTTTTGCGAGGTTCGGGCGGAGTTCGTCGGTCGTACGAGGGTCGCTCGTGCAACAAAAAACCCCTCGTGCCGTGAGGCAAGCGAGGGGAGCGCGCCGGTGAGGGTCGCTGGGGATTCCGGATCGCATTCCGGTGGGTCCCAGCTCAGCCGACGCGCTGTCCAAGTACGAGAATTCGGGTGCGCATGGCACTGACCCTCCCCCCGGGGCGCACCACGTGTCAAGTGGGTGGGACGGGCGTCTCAGAATGTGAGCGAAGGGCACTGCCGCCTCCGAAAACAGCGGGTACTCCTCCGGTGTACACCCCCGCGGCACCCCGCCGCCCCTGGGTTTCCCTTACTCGGCCCGCGAACGCCGGTTCGGCCGGCAGATGGGGTCCGGTCGACAGGTGCGGACCGGCCGGGGCGTGGGGTGCGCCCGAGGCGTGCGATCCGGCCACCGCGTGCGCTCCGGTCCCGGGGTGCGGCACCGGGCAGGACCCGGCGCCGAGCGCCCGGCGCAGCCGGTACTCGTCCAGCGGACCGGAGAACGCGGCGCCGATGCCGTGGGTGCAGCCCATCGCGCGCAGCGCCACCGCCTGCTCGGGCAGGTCCACGCCCTCGGCGACGGACTGGATCCCGAGATCGCCCGCGATCCGCAGCAGCCCGCTGGTGATCTTGTGCAGCCGCGCGGACTCCACCACGCCCTCGACCAGAGCGCGGTCGAGCTTGAGGATGTCCACGGGCAGCCGCCGCAGCGCGGTGATCGCCGCGCTGCCGCCGCCGAAGCCGTCCAGCGCGATGCGCACCCCGAGCCGGCTCAGCGCGGCCAGCCGCCGCTCCAGCTCGTCCAGACCGAGCCCGGGGTCGGTGTCGGACAGCTCGATGATCAGCGCCCCGGGCGGCAGCCCGTACCGGGTCAGCAGCGCCTCCACGGAGCCGGGCGGCAGCGAGCGGTCCAGCAGCCGCCGCGCGCTCATCCGCACCGCCACCGGTACGACGAGTCCGCTCGCGGCCCGCTCGGCGGCCCCCGCCACGGCCTCCTGGAGGATCCAGCGGTCCAGCTCGGCCGTCTTGTCGCCGTCCTCGGCCACCCGCAGGAACTCGGCCGGGGTGAACAGCACCCCCTGCGAGGAGCGCCAGCGGGCCTGCGCCGAGACCGCCGTGATCCGGCCGTCCTCCAGGCACACCACGGGCTGGTGCAGCAGCGCGAACTCCCCGTCGTGCAGCGCGGCGCGCAGCCGGGTGGCCAGTTCCGCCTTGCGTACGACGTCCTGCTGCATCTGCGGCTTGTACAGCTCGACCCGGCCCTTGCCGGCCGACTTCGCGCGGTACATCGCGAGGTCGGCGTTGCGCAGCAGCTCGCCCGCGCCGAGGCCGGGTTCGGCGAAGGCGACGCCGATGGAGGCATTGACCCGGACATCGTTGCCGTCGATCGCGTAGGGCTGGGAGAGGGTCATCCTGAGGCGGTCGGCCAGCTCCAGGATGTTGCGCTCCCGGGCGGCGCGGTCATGGGTGCCGTCCCCGACGATCAGGGCCGCGAACTCGTCGCCGCCGAGCCGGGAGGCGGTGTCGCCCTGGCGGACCGCGTCCTGGAGTCTTCGGGCGGCCTGGACGAGGAGTTCGTCGCCGGCCTGGTGCCCGATGGTGTCGTTGACGGCCTTGAAGCCGTCGAGGTCGATGAAGAGGACCGCGGTGCCGCGCAGGGCGGCGCCCCGGTCGGTGGCCCGGCGGCCGGACAGGGCCTGCTGGACGCGCCGGGTGAACAGTGCGCGGTTGGGCAGGTCGGTCAGCGGGTCGTGCTCCGCGTTGTGCTGCAACTGCGCCTGGAGGCGCACGCGTTCGGTGACGTCCCGGCTGTTGAAGATCAGGCCGCCGTGGTGCCGGTTGACCGTGGACTCCACGTTCAGCCAGCCGCTCCCGCCGCCGGAGCGGAAGCGGCACTCGATGCGGGTGGTGGGCTCCGTCAGCGGGCTGGCGGCCAGGAAGCGGCGCACCTCGTGCACCACGCCGCCGAGGTCCTCGGGGTGGATCAGGGCGGCCAGCTCGGTGCCCACCAGGTCCTCGGCGGGACGGCCGTAGACCCCGGCGGCGGCCGGGGAGACGTAGCGCAGGATGCCGTTGGGCGCGGCGATCATGATGACGTCGCTGGAGCCCTGCACCAGGGAGCGGAAGTGGTTCTCCTTCTGCGCCAGTTCCTGGGTGAGGGTGATGTTGTCCAGCAGCATGATGCCCTGGCGGATCACGAGGGCGAGCACCACGCAGCCCGCGGTGATCAGCACGACGTGGTCGGGCCTGCGGCCGTTCAGGACGTTGTACAGGATGCCCAGGGTGCACACCGCGGCGGCGAGGTACGGGGTGAGCGCGCCGAGCGAGCCGGTGATCGGGCGGCCGGCCGGGTAGCGGACGAGGTCGGCGCCGCCCTGGAGAGCGGGGTCGGCGGGGGCGGGCGCCGGGTGCGGCCCGTGCCCGGCGCCCGCGAACGGGCCGTCCCCGGTGTCCTCGCGGTGGCCCGGTTCCGTGTCCGGGTACGAGCCGTGCCCCGCGCCTTGGCGCTCGTCGTACTCGCCGTACTCGCCGCGCCCGGAACCCGCGTGCGCGTCGTGCCCGGAGCCGGCGTCCTGCCCGGAGCCCGCGTCCCGGCTGTGCTCGGCGGCCGGGCCGGGCGCGGAGGGCGACCAGTGGTCGGCGGCGCGCGGCGCGGGCAGCTGCCCGAGGTCCGCGCGGGTGCGCCCGTCCGCCGCCGGCGCCGACGGCGCGCTCCCGGGCCGGGGTGTGGCCCAGGGGGCGTAGGCGAGCAGCAGCGAACCGGCGAACCAGCCCGCGTCCAGCAGCTGCCCGGAGCGGTAACTGTTGTGCAGCAGCGGTGAGGTGAACAGCGCGTCGCACATCACGGTCAGGGCGAGCGCGCCGATCGCGGTGTTCACGGCGGTGCGGTTGCCGGGCGCGCGCCGGAAGTGCAGCGCGAGCACCATGCTGACCAGCGCGATGTCCAGCAGCGGGTACGCCAGCGAGAGCGCGGTGTGCGCCACGCTCGGCCCGTCGAACCGGGCGGCCTGGGCGAGCGCGAGGCTCCACGACAGGGTGAGCAGCGAGCCGCCGATCAGCCAGGCGTCCAGGCCCAGGCAGATCCAGCCGGCCCGGGTCACCGGGCGGCTGGCGAGCACCAGCAGGCCCACGATCGCGGGCGGCGCGAAGCACAGGAAGAACAGATCGGCGTACGACGGGCTGGGCACGGGACGGCCGAGTACGACCTCGTACCAGCCCCAGACGGCGTTGCCCAGGGAGGCCATGGCCGAGGAGAGGCCGAACAGCAGCCAGGCCGGGCGGTAGCGCACCCGGGTCGCGCGGGCGTACAGGAAGCAGGAGACGGCGGCGACGCCGGCCGCGGCGCTGAGCCCGAAGTCACCCATGACCAGCGCGATCTCGTCCGTGCCCCAGTCGAACGCGGCGCCGACGGCGTACGTCGCGCAGACGAGGGCGAGGACGAGCTGTTCGGAGGCGCGGGTGCGCCTGACGCGGACCCGTCCGCGCGCCGGCGGGTCCTGGTGCGGGTGCGGCGCGCGCACCTCTGCGTGGACGGTGGTGGTCGGCGTGGGCGCGCTCACCGGGGCCTCCCGGCGGGTGAGGCGCTCGCGTCCCGCCGCACCCGGCGGACCGGGTGTGCGTGCCTGCGGGGGCCGGCCGGCCGACGCGGGTGGTGGCTGTGGTGAGCGGTGTGATGGCCGCGTCTGCCCGCGGCCGTGCGCCAGGGCCGCCGTCGGCGGCTCCACCGCGTCGGATCGTTCGTCCATAGGCCGTGCATCGCCCGTCGCCCCCCTCACAAGATCTGAAATGTCATCCCCGGCGCCGATGTAGGCGGCGCTGCCCCTGTCGGGACGATACACCAGGTTCGTCACTCAGGGACATAGCTTCTCTACGCTCCGTGACGATCAGCGGCGATGCGGGCACGGGCCGCGTCCGGGAGGTCGCGGAGGGTGCCGGAAAGGCCCTAACGCCCGTTCGTTCCCGGGGTGTCCGGGCCCTCCGGATCTGTCCCGGCGGGATCTTCCGGGGCCGTTCCCACCGGGTCCTTCGGGTCCGCTCCGGTCGTCAGGATCACGTTCCGCAGTGGCTCGTCGCGCACGAACCGGGTCAGCTGATCGACCAGCAGCCGCTCGGCGCGCGGGCGGAAGGCCGACGTGGGTCCGCCGACATGCGGGGTGATGAGTGCGCCGGGGGCCTTCCAGAGGGGGTGGCCGGGCGGCAGCGGCTCGGGGTCGGTGACGTCCAGGGCGGCCAGGAGCCGGCCCCGCTCCAGCTCCGCGAGCAGCGCGTTCGTGTCCACGACGGGTCCGCGGGCGACGTTCACCAGGAGGGCCCCGTCCTTCATCCGGGAGAGGAACTCGGCGTCCACCAGACCATGGGTGGCGTCCGTGAGGGGGGTGGACAGAATCACGACATCGGCGTCCGGAAGCAGAGAGAGCACATCGGCGATCGGATGTACGGGACCGCGCGCCGTGGTGCGCCGGGAGCGCGCGACGCGCGCCACCCGCGCAAGCTCGAAGGGCGTGAGCCGGTCCTCGATGGCGGCGCCGATCGAGCCGTAGCCGACGATGAGCACGTTCCTGTCGGCGAGCGCGGGCCTGAACGCCCCCCGCCAGCGCTCCTGTTGCTGGTCCCGCACGAAGTCCGGGATGCCGCGCAGCGCGGCCAGGGTCAGGGTGAGCGCCAGCTCGGCGGTGCTCGCCTCGTGCACCCCGCGCGCGTTGCACAGCCGTACGCCCGGCACGATGGCCGAAAGCCGCGCCGTGATGTCGTCGACGCCGGCCGTGAGCGTCTGGATGACCCGGACGCCGGTCAGCTGCTCCAGCGGGCGCACCTTGACCGGCCACCGCTTCATGTACGGCACCACGTACATCACGCAGTGCGCGGGGTCGCCCGGAAACTCCTGGTCGCCGTCCTCGCCCCCGTCCCAGAACAGGTACCGGAGACCCTCGGGCAGCCCCTCGATCTCCTCGGGCGGAAGCGGAAGCCATACGTCTGCGCTCATGGCCAGGAGGCTATGTCAGGTACGCGCGGCGCAGAGGTTAGGTTGGGGGTCAGGCTAGGGGAGGTTCCGGAGCAGGTGGAGCGCAGGACGATCGGCGCGGGGGCGCTCGCGGTGGGGGCCGTCGGACTCGGGTGCATGCCGATGAGCTGGGCGTACAGCACCTCGCGGCAGCGGGGCGAGGAGTCGGTGAGATGCGTGCACCGGGCACTGGACCTCGGGTCGAGTCTGCTGGACACCGCGGACATGTACGGCCCGTTCACCAACGAGCTGCTGCTCGGGCGGGTGCTGAGGGAGCGGCGGGCGGACGCGTTCGTCTCCACGAAGGTGGGGCTGCTGGTGGGCGAGCAGCACATCGTGGCCAACGGCCGCCCCGGCTATGTGAGACGGGCCTGCGACGCCTCGCTGCGCCGGCTCCAGACGGATGTGATCGACCTCTACCAGCTGCACCGCCCCGACCCCGAGGTGCCGATCGAGGAGACCTGGGGCGCGATGGCCGAGCTGGTGCGGGCCGGGAAGGTGCGGTCGCTGGGCCTGTGCGCGCTGGGCGCGCGCGGCGGGCGCCGCTCGGGCAGGGGCCTCTACGACGGCACGCTGCGCCAGTTGCAGCGGGTGCAGCAGGTGTTCCCGGTGGCCGCGGTCGAGGCGGAGCTGTCGGTGTGGTCCCCGGAGGCGCTGCGCACGCTGCTGCCGTGGTGCGAGGCGCGCGGCGTGGGCTTCCTGGCGGCGATGCCGCTGGGCAACGGCTTCCTGACCGGCACGCTCACTCCGGGCGAGGGCTTCGAAGCGGACGACGTGCGCGCCCGGCACCCCCGGTTCACCGCCGAGATGATGGCCGCCAACCAGCCGATCGTGGCCGGGCTGCGCCGCGTCGCCCGGCGGCACGGCCCGGAGGTCACCCCGGCGCAGGTGGCGCTGGCCTGGGTGCTGGCGCGGGGCCGCCATGTGATCGCGCTGCCGGGCACGAAGCGGGAGCACTGGGCGGCGGAGAACGCGGCGGCGGCCGGACTGCGGCTGTCGGCGGCGGACCTGGCGGAGATCGGGCGGCTGCCGGGGGCGCGGGGGTCGTGGGACTGAGGGACCCTTGGCAGGGGAAGATCTGCCGCTGGAACCCCGTCCCGAAGGGATCGTGATCGTGCGACGCCGAGCTGTGCCGACCGTGCTGGCCGCGACCGCCCTCCTGCTGGCGGCGGGCTGCTCCTCCGGCTCCCCGGGAGTGGGTTTCCCCGGCCGGCTCCCGCACACGGCGCCCCCAGGCGGCGCGCCCGCCGCCCCGGCCCCGGAGTCGGCGGCACCGGCCAAGGGCTCGGTACGGCTGCTGCGCACGGTGGCCGAGGGCCTGAACTCGCCGTGGGGTCTCGCCGTGCTGCCGGGCGGCGATCTGCTGGTCTCCTCCCGCGACGAGGGGACGATCACCCGCGTCGACCCGGACACGGGCCGCAAGACCGACCTGGGCGCGGTCTCCGGGGTCTCCCCGGCGGGTGAGGGCGGCCTGCTGGGCATCGCGCTGTCCCCGCGCTTCGCCTCGGACCACATGATCTACGCCTACTTCACCTCCGCCTCGGACAACCGCGTCGTCCGCATGCTCTACGACGACAAGAAACCGGCCGGTGAGCAACTGGGCGCACCCGACACGCTGTTCAAGGGCATCCCCAAGGGCCCCGTCCACAACGGCGGCCGGATCGCCTTCGGCCCCGACGGCATGCTGTACGCCGGCACCGGCGAGAGCGGCCGGCGCGGTCTCGCCCAGGACCGGGACTCCCTGGGCGGCAAGATCCTCCGGCTGACCCCGGACGGCGATCCGGCACCCGGCGACCCCTTCCCCGGCTCCCCCGTGTACTCCCTGGGCCACCGCAACGTCCAGGGCCTCGCCTGGGACGACCGTCAGCGCCTGTTCGCCTCCGAGTTCGGCCAGGACACCTGGGACGAGCTGAACGCCATCAAGCCCGGCGGCGACTACGGCTGGCCCGACGCCGAGGGCAGGTCCACCGACCCGCGCTTCCAGAACCCCCTCGCCGAGTGGCACACCGACGACGCCTCCCCCAGCGG is a genomic window of Streptomyces sp. WP-1 containing:
- a CDS encoding EAL domain-containing protein → MSAPTPTTTVHAEVRAPHPHQDPPARGRVRVRRTRASEQLVLALVCATYAVGAAFDWGTDEIALVMGDFGLSAAAGVAAVSCFLYARATRVRYRPAWLLFGLSSAMASLGNAVWGWYEVVLGRPVPSPSYADLFFLCFAPPAIVGLLVLASRPVTRAGWICLGLDAWLIGGSLLTLSWSLALAQAARFDGPSVAHTALSLAYPLLDIALVSMVLALHFRRAPGNRTAVNTAIGALALTVMCDALFTSPLLHNSYRSGQLLDAGWFAGSLLLAYAPWATPRPGSAPSAPAADGRTRADLGQLPAPRAADHWSPSAPGPAAEHSRDAGSGQDAGSGHDAHAGSGRGEYGEYDERQGAGHGSYPDTEPGHREDTGDGPFAGAGHGPHPAPAPADPALQGGADLVRYPAGRPITGSLGALTPYLAAAVCTLGILYNVLNGRRPDHVVLITAGCVVLALVIRQGIMLLDNITLTQELAQKENHFRSLVQGSSDVIMIAAPNGILRYVSPAAAGVYGRPAEDLVGTELAALIHPEDLGGVVHEVRRFLAASPLTEPTTRIECRFRSGGGSGWLNVESTVNRHHGGLIFNSRDVTERVRLQAQLQHNAEHDPLTDLPNRALFTRRVQQALSGRRATDRGAALRGTAVLFIDLDGFKAVNDTIGHQAGDELLVQAARRLQDAVRQGDTASRLGGDEFAALIVGDGTHDRAARERNILELADRLRMTLSQPYAIDGNDVRVNASIGVAFAEPGLGAGELLRNADLAMYRAKSAGKGRVELYKPQMQQDVVRKAELATRLRAALHDGEFALLHQPVVCLEDGRITAVSAQARWRSSQGVLFTPAEFLRVAEDGDKTAELDRWILQEAVAGAAERAASGLVVPVAVRMSARRLLDRSLPPGSVEALLTRYGLPPGALIIELSDTDPGLGLDELERRLAALSRLGVRIALDGFGGGSAAITALRRLPVDILKLDRALVEGVVESARLHKITSGLLRIAGDLGIQSVAEGVDLPEQAVALRAMGCTHGIGAAFSGPLDEYRLRRALGAGSCPVPHPGTGAHAVAGSHASGAPHAPAGPHLSTGPHLPAEPAFAGRVRETQGRRGAAGVYTGGVPAVFGGGSALRSHSETPVPPT
- a CDS encoding acetolactate synthase large subunit; the protein is MTEQATGAHHPQPRPRSGGQHSAPVEHVTGAQSLIRSLEEVGADTVFGIPGGAILPAYDPLMDSTRVRHVLVRHEQGAGHAAEGYAQATGKVGVCMATSGPGATNLVTPIADAHMDSVPMVAITGQVSSKSIGTDAFQEADIVGITMPITKHNFLVTKAEDIPQVIAQAFHIASTGRPGPVLVDIAKDALQARTTFSWPPVMDLPGYRPVTKPHAKQIREAAKLITAAKRPVLYVGGGVLKAKATAELKVLAELTRAPVTTTLMALGAFPDSHPLHVGMPGMHGAVTAVTALQKADLIVALGARFDDRVTGKLDSFAPYAKIVHADIDPAEIGKNREADVPIVGDAREVIADLVQAVQKEHSEGNQGEAARTGYAAWWQDLDRWRETYPLGYDRPEDGSLSPQAVIERVGQLAPEGTIFAAGVGQHQMWSAHFIQYEQPATWLNSGGAGTMGYSVPAAMGAKAGRPERTVWAIDGDGCFQMTNQELTTCALNNIPIKVAVINNGALGMVRQWQTLFYNQRYSNTVLHSGPDDVNPEARGTRVPDFVKLAEAMGCVGLRCERPEDLDKVIEEANSINDRPVVVDFIVHQDAMVWPMVAAGTSNDEIMAARDVRPDFGDSEDD
- a CDS encoding sorbosone dehydrogenase family protein yields the protein MIVRRRAVPTVLAATALLLAAGCSSGSPGVGFPGRLPHTAPPGGAPAAPAPESAAPAKGSVRLLRTVAEGLNSPWGLAVLPGGDLLVSSRDEGTITRVDPDTGRKTDLGAVSGVSPAGEGGLLGIALSPRFASDHMIYAYFTSASDNRVVRMLYDDKKPAGEQLGAPDTLFKGIPKGPVHNGGRIAFGPDGMLYAGTGESGRRGLAQDRDSLGGKILRLTPDGDPAPGDPFPGSPVYSLGHRNVQGLAWDDRQRLFASEFGQDTWDELNAIKPGGDYGWPDAEGRSTDPRFQNPLAEWHTDDASPSGIAYVHGVIWMAALKGERLWRVPLRGTRAAAAPQSFLTGAYGRLRTVAPAGDGKLWLITNNTDGRGHPKKGDDRILELQVS
- the ilvN gene encoding acetolactate synthase small subunit, with the protein product MSKHTLSVLVENKPGILARIAALFSRRGFNIDSLAVGVTEHPDISRITIVVGVEELPLEQVTKQLNKLVEVLKIVELEPHQAVQRELVLVKVRADNETRSQIVEIVQLFRAKTVDVSPEAVTIEATGSGEKLSAMLKMLEPFGIKELVQSGTIAIGRGARSITDRSLRALDRSA
- a CDS encoding 2-hydroxyacid dehydrogenase: MSADVWLPLPPEEIEGLPEGLRYLFWDGGEDGDQEFPGDPAHCVMYVVPYMKRWPVKVRPLEQLTGVRVIQTLTAGVDDITARLSAIVPGVRLCNARGVHEASTAELALTLTLAALRGIPDFVRDQQQERWRGAFRPALADRNVLIVGYGSIGAAIEDRLTPFELARVARVARSRRTTARGPVHPIADVLSLLPDADVVILSTPLTDATHGLVDAEFLSRMKDGALLVNVARGPVVDTNALLAELERGRLLAALDVTDPEPLPPGHPLWKAPGALITPHVGGPTSAFRPRAERLLVDQLTRFVRDEPLRNVILTTGADPKDPVGTAPEDPAGTDPEGPDTPGTNGR
- a CDS encoding aldo/keto reductase, coding for MERRTIGAGALAVGAVGLGCMPMSWAYSTSRQRGEESVRCVHRALDLGSSLLDTADMYGPFTNELLLGRVLRERRADAFVSTKVGLLVGEQHIVANGRPGYVRRACDASLRRLQTDVIDLYQLHRPDPEVPIEETWGAMAELVRAGKVRSLGLCALGARGGRRSGRGLYDGTLRQLQRVQQVFPVAAVEAELSVWSPEALRTLLPWCEARGVGFLAAMPLGNGFLTGTLTPGEGFEADDVRARHPRFTAEMMAANQPIVAGLRRVARRHGPEVTPAQVALAWVLARGRHVIALPGTKREHWAAENAAAAGLRLSAADLAEIGRLPGARGSWD
- the ilvC gene encoding ketol-acid reductoisomerase; protein product: MAELFYDADADLSIIQNRKVAVIGYGSQGHAHALSLRDSGVDVRVGLHEGSTSKVKAEEQGLRVVTPAEAAAEADVIMILVPDPIQAQVYEESIAANLKDGDALFFGHGFNIRFGFIKPPAGVDVCMVAPKGPGHLVRRQYEEGRGVPCIAAVEQDASGNAFALALSYAKGIGGTRAGVIKTTFTEETETDLFGEQAVLCGGTAALVKAGFETLTEAGYQPEIAYFECLHELKLIVDLMYEGGLEKMRWSISETAEWGDYVTGPRIITDATKAEMKKVLSEIQDGTFAKNWMDEYHGGLKKYNEYKKQDSEHLLETTGKQLRQLMSWVNEEA
- the serA gene encoding phosphoglycerate dehydrogenase; the protein is MSSKPVVLIAEELSPATVDALGPDFEIRHCNGADRAELLPAIADVDAILIRSATKVDAEAVAAAKKLKVVARAGVGLDNVDVSAATKAGVMVVNAPTSNIVTAAELACGLLLSTARNIPQANAALKNGEWKRSKYTGVELAEKTLGVVGLGRIGALVAQRMSAFGMKVVAYDPYVQPARAAQMGVKVLSLDELLEVSDFITVHLPKTPETLGLIGDEALRKVKPSVRVVNAARGGIVDEAALYAALKEGRVAGAGLDVYAKEPCTDSPLFELDQVVCTPHLGASTDEAQEKAGIAVARSVRLALAGELVPDAVNVQGGVIAEDVKPGLPLAERLGRIFTALAGEVAVRLDVEVYGEITQHDVKVLELSALKGVFEDVVDETVSYVNAPLFAQERGVEVRLTTSSEASEHRNVVTVRGTLGTGEEVSVSGTLAGPKHIQKIVAVGEYDVDLALADHMLVLRYEDRPGVVGTVGRILGEAGLNIAGMQVARAAVGGEALAVLTVDDTVTPNVLAEVAAEIGAASARSVNLV